Below is a window of Natronorubrum halophilum DNA.
CTCGATCGCTCGCGGTGATCGAGCGACGCTCCGGACGGCCGAGGGCGAAGACCGCCCCTTCCTGCAGCGCACGTACACCAATCCCGAGATTCGCTATCCGCTCGGGTCACCGCTGAACCAGGACCAACTCGAAGAGTGGCTCGAGTGACCGCCGACCCGTCGGAAACATCACAATTTTATATGACTGGCTGTCGCGGTAGGGGACGATGACAGACGATCGACTCGAGTCGTCGACGCGGAGGGCAACACCGTGAACGCCGAACTGGATCTACTGGTGCGACTCGGCGACTACGAACGGCCGCGGGACGTCGCCGATCGCGCCGTCCAGGCCGAGAATCTCGGGTTCGATCGGATCACGGTCGGCGAAACGACGGGCTGGAACATCGTGCCGCCGCTGACGCTCGCGGCGGACCGCACCGACGAACTCGGGATCTCGAACGACGTCATCTCGCCCTACGGACGCTCGCCTGCGCTGCTCGCCCAGACGGCGCTCACGCTCCACGACGCCTCCGACGGCCGGTTTCGGCTGGGGCTCGGCCCCAGCTCCCCGGCGATCACCGAGCGCTGGCACGGCCAGGCGTTCGATCGCCCGCTGCGGCGCACTCGAGAGGCCATCGAGGTCGTCCGCGCGGTCTACGAGAACGGCACGCCGGCCTACGAGGGCGAGATCTTCGATATCTACGGGCTCAACTACGAACGCGACGTCCCCGAGAATCCGCCGCCGATCGACCTCGGGACGCTCGGCCCGAAGGCCACCGAGATGGCCGGCCGCTTCGGCGACGGCTGGGCACCGCAGTTGTTCACGAAAGACGGCCTCGAGGATCGACTCGAGGACTTGGCGCGCGGTGCCGAACTCGCGGGCAGGGACCTCGACGACCTGCGCGTCGCGCCGATCGTTCGCGGCATCGCGAACGAGGACCGCGACCTGGCACGACGGAAGGCCCGAGGGACGATCGCGTTCATGCTCGGGGCGTACGGTCCCTACTACGGCGATTCGGTCGCCGGGCAGGGTTATCCCGAGGTCGTCGAGGAGATCCGGGCCGCCTGGCAGGAGCGCGATACCGAATCGATGGCCGCCGCGCTGCCCGACGAACTGCTCGACGAACTGGCCCCCGCGGGAACGCCCGAGGAGGTTCGGGAGTGGGTCGCGGCGTACGGCGACCTCGAGGGCGTCGACGCCGTCCGCGTCGGCTTCGTCAACGAGATGACCGAGGAGGAAAAGGCGGTGACGATGGAAGCGGTCGCGGATCTGGTGTAGCGGCTCTCGGCGACCGTACGTGCTCTCGAGAGCTTCCATAGAGCCGATCGATCTCATCTCGCGACGGAATTTCCGAGACGCCGTCGCGTTCTTATCCTTCCCCCTCGGACTGGTAGGGCTCCCCGACGGCGTTCCGGGGAAGGAGGTTGAACACCTCCGTTTCCAGATCGTCCATCGACTCGAACTCGTCGCCGTTCGAATCGGCGATGAGTTCGCCGAGGTTCTCCGCTCCCTCGGCGAGGATCAACGTCACGTCGGAACACTGCGTGGCCGCCTTCTCCCTGGGGATCGGATACTCGAGATCCTCGAGAATCCGTCCGAGACCGTTGAGCTTGACATTCCGTTCCATGGGAGCGAACACGACTGCCGGTAGCTTAGCCGTATGGATGCTTCGGATCCCGGTACAGTCGGCATCGGCCGAATCGGGCGAACCGCGGAACGACGAGTCGCCGGCGGGAACCGACCGAACTCGAGGAGGGATTCGCGCTCAGTCCGTCCGGATTCAGCTCACGGTTCGACGACCAGCTTTCCGAGGAAGCTGTCGTCGATCACGTCCTCCTGGGCCTGCGAAGCGTCCTCGAGGTCGTAGCTCCGCGCGATCTCGATCGAGAGCGCGTCCGTCGCCATGAGGTGGGCGACGCCGCGCAGCGGCACGCGCAGATCGGGCGTGTTGAACATGCTCATGAACTGGTAGCTGACGTCCTTCGAGCGGGCGGCGCCGTCGTTCGTGAACGCCGGGTCGGGACTGTTCTCGCCGATACCGACGACGCGACAGCCGGTCGCGGCGACGTCCGCGTCGAACTGGAGGTAGTCGTCGAGGCGGTGGTCGAGGATCGCGTCGACGCCGCCGTCGCTGGCCTCGAGCGTCGCGTCCGCGAGGTCGTCGCGTGCGTAGTCGAGGACCGTCTCGGCACCGAGCGTCTCGAGGGCGTCGTGGTACTCCTCCGCGCCGGTCGTGATCACCCGCGCGCTGACGGCGGCACCGATCTGGACGGCGGCGTGGCCGACGCCGCCGGAGCCGCCGTGGACGAGACAGTACTCGGCGGGGTCGAGGGCCGCGTGGTCGATCAGCGCGCGCCAGGCGGTGACGGCGGCGACGCCCGCCGCGCCGGCTTCCGTCAGGTCCGCGCCGTCGGGGAGGCGAACGACCCGGTCCGTGGGCACCGTCGCGTACTCGGCGTACGACCCCTGGAAGGAGCCGTTGCCGATCCCGGTGCCGAAGACGCGGTCACCCCCGTCGAAGTCCGCGACGCCGTCGCCCGTCTCCGCAACGGTACCCGCAAAATCGACGCCGGGCGTGAAGGGCAGACCGACCGGTTCGTACGATCCGTCCCGAAAGTAGGTGTCGACCGGGTTGACACCCGCAGCGGCTACCTCGACGAGCAACTCGTCGTCGGCCGGGTCGGGTCGGTCGACCTCGTCTACCTGCAGTACGTCGGCATCACCGTGCTCGTGACAGCGTACAGCTCGCATACGGTTCGAGCACACGCCGCAGAGCCGTATAAGGGTACGCGTCTCTCGGTTCGCGTTCGCTCGGCTGCACCAGCAAGTCCAACGCTTGTCCGTTCGCTGGCCCTCGAGTGAGGTGATGAGTGAATCTTCCCAGACCGAACTCGAGGACGTAACGGTCGCCGTCTTCCTCGCACAGGAAGGCAGCGAAGAAATCGAGTTTACCGAGCCAATGGAGACCGTCTCCGAGGCCGGCGCGACCGTCGACGTCATCGGCAGCGAGACCGGCGAGGCACGGACGGTCA
It encodes the following:
- a CDS encoding NADPH:quinone reductase — translated: MRAVRCHEHGDADVLQVDEVDRPDPADDELLVEVAAAGVNPVDTYFRDGSYEPVGLPFTPGVDFAGTVAETGDGVADFDGGDRVFGTGIGNGSFQGSYAEYATVPTDRVVRLPDGADLTEAGAAGVAAVTAWRALIDHAALDPAEYCLVHGGSGGVGHAAVQIGAAVSARVITTGAEEYHDALETLGAETVLDYARDDLADATLEASDGGVDAILDHRLDDYLQFDADVAATGCRVVGIGENSPDPAFTNDGAARSKDVSYQFMSMFNTPDLRVPLRGVAHLMATDALSIEIARSYDLEDASQAQEDVIDDSFLGKLVVEP
- a CDS encoding DUF5789 family protein is translated as MERNVKLNGLGRILEDLEYPIPREKAATQCSDVTLILAEGAENLGELIADSNGDEFESMDDLETEVFNLLPRNAVGEPYQSEGEG
- a CDS encoding TIGR04024 family LLM class F420-dependent oxidoreductase, translated to MNAELDLLVRLGDYERPRDVADRAVQAENLGFDRITVGETTGWNIVPPLTLAADRTDELGISNDVISPYGRSPALLAQTALTLHDASDGRFRLGLGPSSPAITERWHGQAFDRPLRRTREAIEVVRAVYENGTPAYEGEIFDIYGLNYERDVPENPPPIDLGTLGPKATEMAGRFGDGWAPQLFTKDGLEDRLEDLARGAELAGRDLDDLRVAPIVRGIANEDRDLARRKARGTIAFMLGAYGPYYGDSVAGQGYPEVVEEIRAAWQERDTESMAAALPDELLDELAPAGTPEEVREWVAAYGDLEGVDAVRVGFVNEMTEEEKAVTMEAVADLV